In Perognathus longimembris pacificus isolate PPM17 chromosome 23, ASM2315922v1, whole genome shotgun sequence, a single genomic region encodes these proteins:
- the Zscan10 gene encoding zinc finger and SCAN domain-containing protein 10 has translation MLSEPVPATPEQEEFRAIKLEDEEAADQESHGRPEARPRPEVAHQLFRCFQYQEDMGPRASLSRLRELCCHWLQPSLHTKKQILELLVLEQFLSVLPPHLLGRLQGQCLRDGEEVVLLLEGVSRDTGPAGPLDFSFSSTKNCPPQEQGGPNQFTSHSPKKEVPPEEPSVLHPLSELPPSQPSPAKPAEPGEWRVAPSSKPPLSPVPQRTLFALHENTPQAQDHLWPEENSRDKELAAVLETLSFEDAPEKKSLAWDHDPLDFLSRIPDSEECKRAEPKVAAWPAIFPAEPPADSPVVCSEPPPPVPEQEAGSTGGDGAPAGSGAVLEGAMAGGAPEAAQPPKQFICTECGASFPKLSRLESHQLKSHPGHRLFTCPHCAKTFGRSSILKLHLRTHTGERPHACHLCGHRFRQSSHLTKHMLTHSSEPTFRCAECNQGFQRRSSLVQHLLAHTQDPANTQDAKPEPKPEPEPETKPAARPPVFLCSRCGQTFQRRSSLKRHLRIHDADGAGDPPAGGGGGRESRPYKCADCGKAFRRGEHLVTHWRVHTGERPFSCRACGRSFTQSSQLASHQQVHSGERPHVCPQCGKRFLRRAGLARHLLTHGGPRPYRCGQCDKSFTQTQDLTRHLRSHTGEKPCRCSQCGEGFSQNAHLTRHQRIHTGEKPHACDTCGHRFRNSSNLARHRRSHTGERPYACPTCGRSFRRNAHLQRHLVTHTGSGPEIEAPQECPECGKSFNRSCNLLRHLLVHSGTRPYSCAQCGRSFSRNSHLLRHLRTHARETLY, from the exons ATGCTCTCAGAGCCTGTCCCAGCTACCCCAGAGCAAGAAGAATTCCGAGCTATCAAGCTGGAGGATGAGGAGGCTGCTGACCAGGAGAGTCACGGGCGGCCAGAGGCTAGGCCTCGGCCGGAGGTAGCCCACCAGCTCTTCAGATGCTTCCAGTATCAGGAAGACATGGGGCCCCGGGCATCCCTGAGCCGCTTGAGGGAGCTTTGCTGCCACTGGCTGCAGCCATCCCTGCACACAAAGAAGCAGATCCTGGAGCTGTTGGTGCTGGAGCAATTTCTCAGTGTGCTGCCCCCGCACCTGCTGGGCCGCCTGCAAGGCCAGTGCCTCAGGGATGGCGAAGAGGTGGTTCTGCTGCTGGAGGGCGTGTCCCGGGACACTGGCCCCGCTGGGCCACTG GACTTTAGTTTCAGCTCCACCAAGAATTGTCCCCCACAGGAACAGGGAGGCCCTAACCAGTTCACCAGCCACAGCCCCAAAAAAGAAGTGCCCCCTGAAGAGCCCTCTGTGCTTCACCCATTGAGTGAATTGCCACCATCTCAGCCAAGCCCTGCCAAGCCTGCTGAGCCTGGGGAGTGGAGAGTtgctccaagttcaaagccaccacTCAGCCCCGTGCCACAGAGGACACTCTTTGCCCTTCATGAGAACA CACCCCAGGCCCAGGACCATTTGTGGCCAGAGGAGAACTCTCGAGATAAGGAGCTAGCAGCTGTGCTG gaaacCTTGTCTTTTGAGGATGCCCCAGAGAAGAAGAGT CTGGCTTGGGACCATGATcccttag ATTTTTTAAGCAGAATTCCAGACAGCGAGGAATGTAAACGAGCAGAGCCCAAAGTGGCTGCCTGGCCCGCCATCTTCCCAGCAGAGCCCCCCGCAGACAGCCCTGTGGTGTGCAGCGAGCCGCCTCCCCCAGTGCCCGAGCAGGAGGCAGGCAGCACCGGTGGAGATGGAGCCCCCGCCGGCAGCGGTGCGGTTTTGGAGGGTGCGATGGCTGGGGGCGCCCCCGAGGCCGCCCAGCCGCCCAAGCAGTTCATCTGCACCGAGTGCGGGGCGAGCTTCCCCAAGCTCTCCCGCCTGGAGTCGCACCAGCTGAAATCGCACCCGGGCCACCGCTTGTTCACGTGCCCGCACTGCGCCAAGACCTTCGGCCGCAGCTCCATCCTCAAGCTGCACCTGCGCACGCACACGGGCGAGCGCCCGCACGCGTGCCACCTGTGCGGCCACCGCTTCCGCCAGAGCTCGCACCTGACCAAGCACATGCTCACGCACTCGTCCGAGCCCACCTTCCGCTGCGCCGAGTGCAACCAGGGCTTCCAGCGCCGCTCCAGCCTGGTGCAGCACCTCCTGGCGCACACCCAGGACCCGGCCAACACCCAGGACGCCAAGCCCGAGCCCAAGCCCGAGCCCGAGCCCGAGACTAAGcccgccgcgcgcccgcccgTCTTCCTGTGCTCGCGCTGCGGGCAAACCTTCCAGCGCCGCTCCAGCCTCAAGCGGCACCTCCGGATCCACGATGCGGACGGGGCGGGGGACCcgccggcggggggcggcgggggccgggagAGCCGGCCGTACAAGTGCGCCGACTGCGGCAAGGCCTTCCGGCGCGGCGAGCACCTGGTCACGCACTGGCGCGTGCACACCGGCGAGCGCCCGTTCTCCTGCCGGGCCTGCGGCCGCAGCTTCACGCAGAGCTCCCAGCTGGCCAGCCACCAGCAGGTGCACTCGGGCGAGCGGCCCCACGTGTGTCCCCAGTGCGGGAAGCGCTTCCTGCGCCGCGCCGGCCTGGCCCGCCACCTGCTCACCCACGGCGGGCCCCGGCCGTACCGCTGTGGCCAGTGCGACAAAAGCTTCACCCAGACCCAGGATCTGACCCGCCACCTGCGCAGCCACACCGGGGAGAAGCCGTGCCGGTGCAGCCAGTGCGGGGAGGGCTTCAGCCAGAACGCGCACCTCACCCGCCACCAGCGCATCCACACCGGGGAGAAGCCCCACGCCTGTGACACCTGCGGCCACCGCTTCCGCAACAGCTCCAACCTGGCCCGCCACCGCCGCAGCCACACCGGCGAGCGCCCCTACGCCTGCCCCACCTGCGGCCGCAGCTTCCGGCGCAACGCGCACCTGCAGCGCCACCTGGTCACGCACACGGGCTCCGGGCCCGAGATCGAGGCCCCCCAGGAGTGCCCCGAGTGCGGCAAGAGCTTCAACCGCAGCTGCAACCTGCTCCGCCACCTGCTGGTGCATTCGGGCACCAGGCCCTACTCCTGCGCGCAGTGCGGCCGCAGCTTCAGCCGCAACTCGCACCTGCTGCGCCACCTGCGAACCCACGCCCGGGAGACGCTCTACtag